The genomic region AAAAAATAGTTAATTCCTTAAAACTTTCAATAAATAATTTTCATCCCAACCGGCTTTTTTTCGTTTAGCTTTGACTCCAACTTTAAGAGTTTTTTCTTGTTTTAAAAGATTTAAAGCTAAATGTCTAAGAATTGCCATATTGGCTGGAGCATTATCTTTCCTAATTCTTGAATCATCTTCATTAAACTGAACATCTAAAATCCAGTGACATTGATTCTCTATACACCAATGCTCTCTAACAGAGGAAGCAAATAATTTAATATTATTGTTTAAGCTACTAATAAAATATCTTCTCTCCAAAGAAGTTTTATCAGTTCCATTTTCCACTCTTAAATACTCGACATAACCAATGGAATTTAGATTTAACCATTGCCAATCTGGATCAATTTCTTCAGCCACATTACTTAACATTTGATAATACCTGACTTCTTGCCGTCCATGACCTTCGTCTTTAACTTTATATTCACTTTTAATAAAGCCTTCAAAATTACTCATAAGAGCTTTTTTAAATAAATTTTCTACCCGTTCGTAAAGACCCCCTTGGTTTTTTTTTAGGGTAATTACATAGTCAGCGTCTTGCTCGGTAATTTGTTTAACTATTTCTTTTTGACATCCGATCGCGTCAAGGGTAACGATACATCCTGAAAGTGAAAGAACTTTTAGAAGATGAGGACACGAGTGCGCCGTCGCACGGCGCACCGTGAGTTGTCCGTCAGGAATAGCCGTAATTTCATTGGATTTTTCATCAACTATCGACTGTCCTAAAACTAATCCATTAGTTGTTGCCCACGCACTGATCATTTGAAGTGCTGGCTTATCTTTACTTCTATCATAGGAATGACGTAAAGTTTTTCCATCAATTGCTACTATTTCCCCCTGTGTAAAGGAACTAATCGATTGAATCCATTTTAAAAAAATTTGTTGTAGATGTTCTGGATTTAAAAGAGAAAATACTCTGCCAAATGTATCATGTGAGGGGATACCATTAGGCAGTTCTAAAAATTTTTTTAGCCATTTATATTTGCATTTTCCAAAAACTTCTATATCAATCCAACTGTCAGCACCACAAATAACAGCACAAATAGTTATCGTAATAATATCAATTAATTTATGTTTTTTTGTTCGTTCAATCCTAGGATCTTCTAGCTCTCCAAAATAGTCTTCTATAGTTATTTTTGGTTTAAGTTTCATAACGGAATATAAAAGTTATTGAAACAAAAAATACTTTCTTTTTTCCCTTCTGCCCAAAAAAATAGTTTTTTTTTAATCTTCGTGAAATATTTTAATTAAGTCTTATTAAAAATAATTAAGAAAAGTAAAGTTGTTGAGGTTGATACAAAGCCGCACTTAAAATAAATGCACATTAATTACATTTTGTCAATAAAATTTAGATGCGTTTGCCCTGGGATCAGATCTCTTTGAAGGTCTAAAATTTTTGGCTGAGTAAAAACTTTAGGTTACAATTTTTTGAGAATAATACTCAGCCCAATTTTTGACAGATTTAATAATTTGTTGTCAGTAAACTTGTTCCTTTGAGTCTATTTTAAAATGAGAATAATTTAAAGCTGAAACGATACAGATTATATCATTAAGCATTTCTGTTTTAAGAGTTTCATCTTCAATTAAATCACAAATCAAGCTTTCAGAGTTTAGTGGTTTTTCTTCGTTTTGTTGAGACATTTTTTCTAGGTTAGAAATTATTTTAATTCAAAAGACTACAAAATTAACCAAATCAATTAACTTGACCCTTTTTGTATTGTTGTTTAATACGTTTCTAAGACACAACCCATCTATCAGTTTTAATCCCTTTAAATTAAACAACTAAAACCCAATATAATTTAATTTAAGCGATAATTTAATCGTCAAGATTGTAACTTGTTTTTGAGCTTACAGTAAATATCGTTAAATAATAAATTACTGTAGTTGCTCTTTAATTTCTCCATGTAAGGGTCTGATAGGGGATTTTTCACGGAATGT from Gloeothece citriformis PCC 7424 harbors:
- a CDS encoding ISAs1-like element ISCysp7 family transposase; this translates as MKLKPKITIEDYFGELEDPRIERTKKHKLIDIITITICAVICGADSWIDIEVFGKCKYKWLKKFLELPNGIPSHDTFGRVFSLLNPEHLQQIFLKWIQSISSFTQGEIVAIDGKTLRHSYDRSKDKPALQMISAWATTNGLVLGQSIVDEKSNEITAIPDGQLTVRRATAHSCPHLLKVLSLSGCIVTLDAIGCQKEIVKQITEQDADYVITLKKNQGGLYERVENLFKKALMSNFEGFIKSEYKVKDEGHGRQEVRYYQMLSNVAEEIDPDWQWLNLNSIGYVEYLRVENGTDKTSLERRYFISSLNNNIKLFASSVREHWCIENQCHWILDVQFNEDDSRIRKDNAPANMAILRHLALNLLKQEKTLKVGVKAKRKKAGWDENYLLKVLRN